The sequence AGCTTGTTCTAAGTCAATCATATTATTTAAGCAAATGACAAGGCCTATTAGCTCTTCGATGTAATCTTGGTCATAAACTATGAGTTCGTAATTGTCAGTTAGGGCAAAAAACTTCTTGTTAACAGCTCCAACAGTTTGTCCGTTTTTGTTTGTAACAGTAAAATTCAAATGGAATATATCCCCTTCTAAGTAAAGGGCATCATCATCTAGACTTACGTCTACACGGTGTTTGAAAAACTCGAATTTTTTCTGAACAATCATACTAGTTCCATCGTGCATACTTACAGTATACCTTGGTAGGAAAGTAAGAAGCTGCCTACTAATTTGTAAAATAGTCTTTGCATTTAGGTCGGTAACCTTAGACTCATAACCCAAAAATGTAAAGTCTTGGTCTAGATAGTAAGCTTCACGTCCGTCTTCATCCAAGATGGGATAGTGGTCTGTAATTTTGAAAAATTTTTCCTTAAAATATAACTTTTTCATATATTATCCTTTTCTTTTAAAAGCTTGCCTTAATAATATAATATTTTTTAGCGTATATAATGCAAGTTATCATAAAAATTTCAGAAAGTGGAAGATTAGCGGCCGCCGCCACCCCCTCCACCAAATCCTCCAGCTCCTCCGCCAAAGGAAGTTGGTCCACCACTTCCAGCAGCACTAAAGCTCTCACCGTTGCCAGAAGCATAGGATGAAAAGGAGTGGATATTGTTCAAATAGGCATAGGTGTAGATATTGTTGAAATTATAGCCTGTATATACTTTATTGAAGTTATCATAAACTTTTTTGCTGATTCCAAATAATCCTGCATAAATCATATAGGTATCCAATATTTTTGTATCATCTATATCTCTTGGATCTATGCCGTCGTAGTTTGTCAGGTAATTTTTAAAGCCAATGTATTTTTTGTACAAATCCTTACCTTTTTCAGTTAGAATTGTTTTATCGTGTTTCTTTCCTCGGGTAGTTTCTATATAGCCAGCCTTTTCTAAGGCTTTTTTGGAATTTTCGGCCAATTCTTTTGATAATTTATCAAGGTCTTTGTTATTTTCTTTTAAATATTTCTTGAGAGATTTTTCTGTAATCTTTCCTTCAGAGCTTTCTTTTCCTATATTTTCTAATACAGTAAATACTTTTTGCTCTGTTTGACCCATATTTTCTGGTCTGTGTTTTATGATTATTTCGCCAGTTTTATCTTTTTTGATAGTATTCTTTAAGATACCACCGTTGTCTCGTTCAAAATAAGAAATAGCGCCGTCATTTATCCATTTAAGGAAGAAGGCATTGATAAAATTGTCGACAACTAAACCGCCTAAGGCATTAACGGCAATCAAATACAAATCTTCCAAGTTACCGTCATAAGGGATTTCACCATATCTATAGTCTTTGAGAGATTTTCTCTTTGGAAGTTCATTTAAGTTGGCTATATATGTTGGACTTTTTTTTGCTATCAAGGCAATTATTGCTATGATTACTACCAAAGGAAGTCCAATCACTAATAGGATAAGAAAAAATTCTTTTGGTCCAAATTCATCTTTTTGAACCACACCCTCATTATCTTCCCAGTCACTTCCTTCGACAGCTTGGTTGGCGTAGTCGGTGAAGGACTTATCTTCCGTGTAAGTAGTATTAAATGTTCCTTTAGGGAATTTTAGCATAATATTTACATTATTAACTTCACCAGTAGAATTTGCTATGATAGACCCATTATTATTCTTTATGTCGCCCTCAAATCCAAATCCCCACATCTTTACATCTTTACTTATAGGCTCGTAAGAATTAATCTTTAGATCTACCTTTTCTGGCTTGGGGTCAAAGTCTGAACCTACAAATTTGAAAAATAGCATATCGCTATCATTAAGTCCTATGATTAGAGGATTTATGTCATAGGAGATTTGATATGTATTATTTTCGCCACGCTCTGAAATCCCCCAGCAAAGTTCAACTGCATCATCAGTATTGTTTCTGCCATAGTAAAAGGTCTTTTGATCAAAGTTTTCATCTACATTCCAAGGATTTTTTTCGCTAAATTCTTCGCCGTTAAGGCTTGCCTTGAAATTTTCGATTTTTATATTCTTAAGATTTTCGATTCTCTTGTATCTTTCGCTATAATCATTGTCTCTTTCGTCTATTTGCCACTCTTCTGTAACAGAAGCTTTGCCGTTTTTATCTATATTTATATCTAAATTTATGTATTTAAAGCCATCCGCAAGAACTGATTTTGGTAAAAGTATTATTATAGTTAGCAGAATAGAGCTAAGAATTCTTTTAAACTTTCTCATTTTATCTCCTTTGAAATAACTTATTTTCACTATTTTTATACCCTATTAGGCTGATTTATTATATAATAGTAAAAAGCTTTGATGATTAAGGAGGAATTTATGGTATATATAATTATGGGGATTTTGATAGCCCTTGGATTTGTAAATTTATACATAGGTAAGAAGGTTATAATAAGGCCTGGAATTAATAAGATGGATATAAGCATACTTATATTTGTTGGAGCTTTATTTATGATAGTATCTCGTTTGATGAAGTCGGATCTTAGAAATTCAATAATCATGGTTATATGCATATTGTTTTATATATTTACTTCAAGATGGGCCAGGGGAATTACAAAAAATGGAATAAATGTCATCGGCAACACCTATATGTTAGTGCGTGAAATCGACTTTGATAATATAAATCCTATCAAGGTGATGGATGATGGTGACTATCTCCAATATCCTATAAAAATAAAGGGAAAAATGGCTATAGATATCCAAAGATACAAAAAGGAAAAGAAAAGCGAATTGGCTGATGTTTTTTCGAAAAACAAAGTTATATTCACCTATAAATAAGCTTTAAATTTCAATGCTAGAAGTTGTTAAAAAATATTTGTCAATATCTATTGACTTTGGATAAACGAGGTGTAAAATTTCATTAGACTCAAGCCCTCAAATTAGGGGGCTTTTATTGTTAAGAAAGGCGTGTAAATGAAAAATAAATTTAATGGGAAATTCTTCGATAGGGTAAGTGAGAGCCCACCCTTGATTTTAACTCTAGGATTTTTTATTCTAATTAGCATAGGTGCGTTGATCTTATCAACTCCTTTTGTAACAAGGTCAGGCAATCCTACCAATCCAATAGATGCAATTTTTATAGCAGCAAGTGCGTCTTGCGTTACTGGTCTAACCCCAGTAAATACGGCAGAGCACTGGAATACACTAGGTCAAGTTGTAATAATAACCTTAATACAAATAGGTGGGCTTGGTATAATGACACTTGCATCTATAATTCCTTTGATACTTAGAAAAAAGATTGGAATTAAAACAAGGCTTATACTAAAGGAACAACTAAATATAGGAAGTATGGAAGGGGTAATCCGACTTTTTAAATACGTACTAGGATTTACCCTAGTAGTAGAAAGCCTTGGAGCTTTATTTCTTGCTATAAGATTTGTGCCAACTTATGGTCTTGGCAAGGGGATTTGGTTTTCTATTTTTCATTCCATATCTGCTTTTTGTAATGCAGGCTTTGATATATTAGGTGACTCCATATACCCACTTAGAGGTGATTACCTAGTTAATATCACTATCATGTGCCTAATTATAATTGGTGGTTTGGGCTTTATGGTTACAAGTGAAATATACTATAAGAGACATTTTAAAAATATTTCTACCCATTCAAAATTAGTGTTATTGACAAATGCAGGACTTATACTGGTTGGGGCTTTGGGATTTTTCGTACTTGAGTCTTTAAAGAGTGGGGTCTTGAGCAATGAGACTATAGGTGATGGAATCTTGATTTCGTTTTTTCAATCTGTTTCTGCAAGGACAGCAGGATTTTACTC comes from Anaerococcus urinomassiliensis and encodes:
- a CDS encoding DUF2207 domain-containing protein → MRKFKRILSSILLTIIILLPKSVLADGFKYINLDINIDKNGKASVTEEWQIDERDNDYSERYKRIENLKNIKIENFKASLNGEEFSEKNPWNVDENFDQKTFYYGRNNTDDAVELCWGISERGENNTYQISYDINPLIIGLNDSDMLFFKFVGSDFDPKPEKVDLKINSYEPISKDVKMWGFGFEGDIKNNNGSIIANSTGEVNNVNIMLKFPKGTFNTTYTEDKSFTDYANQAVEGSDWEDNEGVVQKDEFGPKEFFLILLVIGLPLVVIIAIIALIAKKSPTYIANLNELPKRKSLKDYRYGEIPYDGNLEDLYLIAVNALGGLVVDNFINAFFLKWINDGAISYFERDNGGILKNTIKKDKTGEIIIKHRPENMGQTEQKVFTVLENIGKESSEGKITEKSLKKYLKENNKDLDKLSKELAENSKKALEKAGYIETTRGKKHDKTILTEKGKDLYKKYIGFKNYLTNYDGIDPRDIDDTKILDTYMIYAGLFGISKKVYDNFNKVYTGYNFNNIYTYAYLNNIHSFSSYASGNGESFSAAGSGGPTSFGGGAGGFGGGGGGGR
- a CDS encoding LURP-one-related/scramblase family protein, producing the protein MKKLYFKEKFFKITDHYPILDEDGREAYYLDQDFTFLGYESKVTDLNAKTILQISRQLLTFLPRYTVSMHDGTSMIVQKKFEFFKHRVDVSLDDDALYLEGDIFHLNFTVTNKNGQTVGAVNKKFFALTDNYELIVYDQDYIEELIGLVICLNNMIDLEQAASSGR
- a CDS encoding TrkH family potassium uptake protein produces the protein MKNKFNGKFFDRVSESPPLILTLGFFILISIGALILSTPFVTRSGNPTNPIDAIFIAASASCVTGLTPVNTAEHWNTLGQVVIITLIQIGGLGIMTLASIIPLILRKKIGIKTRLILKEQLNIGSMEGVIRLFKYVLGFTLVVESLGALFLAIRFVPTYGLGKGIWFSIFHSISAFCNAGFDILGDSIYPLRGDYLVNITIMCLIIIGGLGFMVTSEIYYKRHFKNISTHSKLVLLTNAGLILVGALGFFVLESLKSGVLSNETIGDGILISFFQSVSARTAGFYSADLSQINDSTAILLISLMFIGGSPGSTAGGIKTTTFAVLLLAVISVVKNEKEPIVFKRRISDDTIKKALSIFVISLSIVIFVSFVIAAIEDFAFIDILYETASALGTVGATLGITDKLSAVSKVLITLCMYLGRIGPITMALSFGLKSDVRLIRYPEGFISIG